CTGTGACATGTGTACAGAGGAGGACAGGAAACCAGCAACAAAGACGTGCATGAAGTGTGAGATCTCCATGTGTGTCCAGCACCTCCAGGCCCACCTGACCACACCTGTGTTACTGCAGACTCATCCTCTGACTGAACCCATGGATTTATGTGGGAACACCAAATGTTCTCAGCACGGCAAGCTCCTGGAGTACTACTGCTTGGACGAcatgacctgtgtgtgtgtttcctgcgCCATTGAGGACCAGCACCGCCTACACAATATGAAGACCTTCTCCACAGCCCACAAAGAGCTCCTGGAGAAGCTGAAAGCTGAGCAGCTGATCTTACAGGAGAAAACAGACGATGAGAATGTGAGTCTGGAAAAGTGGGagaagagtgaaagagagaagcTGGGTCGCTGCAGTGTGCGTCTGATTGAGGCTGTGACTAAGCTGCGTGACATCTCTCTGACCAGCGTCCAGAGCTCAGTCTCTGCTCGCCTGGGGCCCATCAAAACCAGCAAGAGCAGCCTGGAAGCAGCACAGAAGGAGAAGGACACCTTCAGATTCCTGCAGATGTATTCTCAGGTGCATCAGGATGTGGAGAAGGCCAAGACTGTGGATCTGAGAAAAGGGCTGGAGCCGGGCAGCCATCGGGACAAACTGGTTGAGGAGATAAGACAGAATGGGGAGAAGATGGTG
The sequence above is a segment of the Oreochromis aureus strain Israel breed Guangdong linkage group 3, ZZ_aureus, whole genome shotgun sequence genome. Coding sequences within it:
- the LOC120439085 gene encoding tripartite motif-containing protein 16-like, whose translation is MSGKMQKDVLCDMCTEEDRKPATKTCMKCEISMCVQHLQAHLTTPVLLQTHPLTEPMDLCGNTKCSQHGKLLEYYCLDDMTCVCVSCAIEDQHRLHNMKTFSTAHKELLEKLKAEQLILQEKTDDENVSLEKWEKSEREKLGRCSVRLIEAVTKLRDISLTSVQSSVSARLGPIKTSKSSLEAAQKEKDTFRFLQMYSQVHQDVEKAKTVDLRKGLEPGSHRDKLVEEIRQNGEKMVKQASQFWGSLLTLVDPEHHQELVPTGSDLIFEPQSLDPDVLLSTDNRKVLCTDWTAFYSSNLFLIESTLPVPNFKRWVISISKDCDWTIGLCDNTYGNYMTDGQVYGLRCQEDRKPAKKTCMKCEISMCVQHLQAHLTTPVLLQTHPLALSSIPVFICR